In Chryseobacterium oranimense, a single window of DNA contains:
- a CDS encoding ectonucleotide pyrophosphatase/phosphodiesterase, which yields MKQGLHFLLLIFSITLFAQKAPVDTTQIVIPNRYNSVDAQTKPYVIMISTDGFRYDYAKKYNAENLLKLSNEGVQAKAMIPSYPSITFPNHWSLATGLYPSHHGLIDNFFYDYKRKEFYAMSDKKNAEDGSWYGGTPLWGLAEKQGMISASMMWVGSASDAGGKRPTYYYPYHEKFTPSEKVDKVINWLKLPMDKRPHFISLYFPEVDGSGHHFGPDSPETETAVHLIDSAIGDLVQKVNNLGLKNVNFVFVSDHGMIKVDGGAPLEIPAVLFNKDRFDFYNSQTLLRVVVKNPDEVQSVYKELKAEKTDDYEVYLDKRLPKYLHFGTKDDQYGRIGQILLIPKAPKIFLEKGKKTSIGKHGYNPRLVPEMKATFFAWGPQFRNNVVVDEFSNVNVYPLVAEILGLKIDQPIDGKIKVLKGTLKEKN from the coding sequence ATGAAGCAAGGACTGCATTTTTTACTGCTTATTTTTTCGATAACACTTTTTGCCCAGAAAGCACCGGTGGATACCACCCAGATCGTTATTCCCAACCGGTATAACAGTGTTGATGCCCAAACCAAACCTTATGTGATCATGATCTCAACGGATGGCTTCCGGTACGATTATGCTAAAAAATACAACGCAGAAAATCTCTTAAAGCTTTCCAATGAAGGCGTTCAGGCAAAAGCAATGATTCCCAGCTATCCAAGTATAACATTTCCTAACCACTGGAGCCTGGCTACTGGTTTATATCCTTCACATCATGGCCTGATCGATAATTTTTTCTACGATTACAAAAGAAAAGAATTCTATGCCATGAGCGACAAAAAAAATGCTGAGGATGGAAGCTGGTATGGCGGAACTCCTTTGTGGGGACTGGCTGAAAAACAGGGAATGATCTCAGCTTCTATGATGTGGGTAGGCTCTGCCAGTGATGCCGGGGGAAAAAGACCTACTTACTATTATCCTTATCATGAAAAATTTACGCCTTCTGAAAAGGTTGATAAAGTGATCAACTGGCTGAAGTTACCAATGGATAAAAGACCTCATTTTATTTCACTGTACTTTCCTGAAGTGGATGGAAGCGGGCATCACTTCGGCCCAGACAGTCCTGAAACAGAGACTGCAGTACACCTGATTGACAGTGCTATCGGCGATCTGGTTCAAAAAGTCAATAATCTGGGATTGAAAAATGTAAATTTCGTTTTTGTTTCGGACCATGGAATGATAAAAGTAGACGGCGGAGCTCCTTTAGAAATTCCGGCTGTGCTTTTTAATAAAGACAGGTTCGATTTTTATAATTCCCAGACATTGTTGAGGGTGGTAGTGAAGAATCCTGATGAGGTACAATCTGTATACAAAGAGCTTAAAGCCGAAAAAACTGACGATTACGAAGTATATTTGGATAAGAGGCTTCCTAAATATTTACATTTCGGAACTAAAGATGATCAGTACGGCAGAATAGGTCAGATTCTCCTTATTCCAAAGGCTCCTAAGATTTTCCTTGAAAAAGGAAAGAAAACATCAATAGGAAAGCATGGCTATAATCCAAGGCTTGTTCCCGAAATGAAGGCTACTTTCTTTGCCTGGGGACCACAGTTCAGAAATAATGTAGTGGTGGATGAGTTTTCGAATGTCAATGTTTATCCTCTGGTTGCTGAAATCCTTGGATTGAAAATTGACCAGCCTATCGATGGGAAAATAAAAGTTTTAAAAGGAACTTTAAAAGAGAAAAATTAA
- a CDS encoding YceI family protein, producing the protein MKKLALISSMLFFTGFVSAQKYSSKTGTVTFEASVPLFEDVYAKDDNNVVVLNADNGEMASVSAVKNFHFKTKLMEEHFNESYAETAKYPKATFKGKVVNFDKTKLTASPQKYTVQGTLNFHGVDKAVSSSASIYAKDGKIYMQGSFVARPADHNVTIPKMVTKKIAESVNVEYNYVMTKQ; encoded by the coding sequence ATGAAAAAATTAGCATTAATAAGCAGTATGCTGTTCTTTACAGGCTTTGTTTCAGCCCAGAAATACAGTTCCAAAACAGGTACCGTAACCTTTGAGGCATCCGTACCCCTGTTCGAAGATGTTTACGCTAAAGATGACAATAACGTTGTTGTTCTGAATGCGGATAACGGTGAAATGGCATCCGTTTCCGCTGTAAAAAACTTCCATTTTAAAACCAAGTTAATGGAAGAGCATTTCAACGAAAGCTATGCGGAAACAGCAAAATACCCTAAAGCCACCTTCAAAGGCAAAGTGGTAAATTTTGATAAAACAAAACTTACTGCCTCCCCACAGAAATACACCGTTCAGGGAACTCTGAATTTTCATGGAGTAGATAAGGCGGTTTCTTCTTCAGCCTCCATTTACGCTAAAGATGGGAAAATATATATGCAGGGAAGCTTTGTGGCGAGACCTGCTGATCACAATGTGACGATCCCGAAAATGGTAACCAAGAAGATTGCTGAAAGCGTTAATGTGGAGTACAATTATGTAATGACAAAACAATGA
- a CDS encoding ankyrin repeat domain-containing protein, whose amino-acid sequence MKNIIFIVSLFLGLSLMSAQEKVKTIFDIARSGTVAEVKELMKKDLDIINKPNENGFSPLILACYRGNDQVADFLMDKVKDINYGSAQGSALTAAVFKSNKLLTQKLLANGADPNLADANGTTPLIYAVQLQDKDLVETLLKSKANKELADKKGKTAFEYAIFSKNHEIINLLKN is encoded by the coding sequence ATGAAAAATATAATCTTCATCGTAAGTCTTTTCCTTGGCCTTTCTCTTATGTCTGCCCAGGAAAAAGTGAAAACCATATTTGATATTGCCAGAAGCGGAACAGTAGCTGAGGTGAAAGAGCTCATGAAAAAGGATCTGGATATCATCAACAAACCTAATGAAAATGGGTTTTCCCCACTTATCCTGGCATGTTACAGAGGCAACGATCAGGTAGCTGATTTTTTGATGGATAAAGTGAAAGATATTAATTATGGCAGCGCTCAGGGCTCCGCGCTTACTGCTGCTGTTTTTAAAAGCAATAAGCTTCTCACTCAAAAGCTGCTTGCCAATGGAGCTGATCCCAATCTTGCTGATGCGAACGGAACTACTCCTCTGATTTATGCAGTTCAGCTTCAGGATAAGGATTTGGTAGAGACTCTTCTCAAAAGTAAAGCCAATAAAGAATTAGCCGATAAAAAAGGCAAAACGGCATTTGAATATGCTATATTTTCTAAAAATCACGAAATCATTAACTTATTAAAAAATTAG
- a CDS encoding NAD(P)H-binding protein encodes MKIIVTGSLGNTAKPLAKQLIAEGHDITVVSSSEAKKAEIESLGAKAAIGSITDINFLVKAFEGANAVFTMTPPVMGENNIVENTAKAGKNYAEAIRKTKVKKVVMLSSVGADSPVENGPIKGLHHIEEIYNELENTSVTFLRAGYFYINFFNDIPLIKNAGIIGGNYPENINIPLTHPTDIAKAAAEELVKDTEGKDIRYVVSDSRTPSDFAKVLGTATGNPELPWVEFTDEQSLEGMVQAGLPQEMAELYVEMGRGMKTGVIQKDFIEQGSPVDGEIKLEDFAKEFASKF; translated from the coding sequence ATGAAAATTATTGTAACAGGTTCTTTAGGGAATACAGCAAAACCATTAGCAAAGCAATTAATTGCGGAAGGACACGATATTACTGTTGTCAGCAGCAGTGAAGCAAAGAAAGCAGAAATTGAATCTTTAGGGGCAAAAGCAGCTATAGGTTCCATTACGGATATTAACTTTTTAGTAAAGGCATTTGAAGGTGCCAACGCCGTATTTACCATGACTCCTCCAGTTATGGGTGAAAACAATATTGTGGAAAACACAGCTAAAGCAGGAAAAAACTATGCTGAAGCCATTAGAAAAACCAAGGTAAAAAAGGTTGTAATGCTAAGCAGCGTAGGTGCTGATTCCCCTGTGGAAAACGGCCCGATTAAAGGACTTCACCATATTGAAGAGATATATAATGAACTGGAAAATACTTCTGTCACTTTTTTGAGGGCAGGCTATTTCTACATTAATTTTTTCAATGATATTCCGTTAATTAAAAATGCAGGAATCATCGGTGGAAACTATCCGGAGAATATCAATATTCCTTTGACTCATCCAACAGATATTGCCAAAGCAGCAGCTGAAGAACTGGTAAAAGATACAGAAGGGAAAGATATTCGTTATGTGGTAAGTGATTCACGTACTCCTTCAGATTTTGCGAAAGTTTTAGGTACCGCTACCGGAAATCCGGAATTACCATGGGTGGAATTTACAGATGAGCAATCTCTTGAAGGAATGGTACAGGCCGGTCTTCCGCAGGAAATGGCAGAATTGTATGTTGAAATGGGCAGAGGAATGAAAACCGGTGTTATTCAGAAGGACTTTATTGAGCAGGGATCTCCGGTTGACGGCGAAATTAAATTAGAGGATTTCGCTAAAGAATTTGCTTCTAAGTTTTAA
- the dinB gene encoding DNA polymerase IV produces MDSSFPIRKIIHVDMDAFYASVEQHDNPSLKGKPIAVGGEHRGVVSAASYEARKYGVRSAMPSKTAKEKCPHIIFVHPRFARYKEISKQIREIFHEYTDLVEPLSLDEAYLDVTENKKDIESANQIAKEIRQKIFEKTGLTASAGISVNKFLAKVASDINKPNGQKTIHPDRIEGFLEELPVEKFYGVGKVTANKMFSMGIYKGKDLKKKTLEELVKLFGKSGSYYYNVVRGIHHSEVKPHRIQKSVAVERTFFEDLFDDQAINEKLEHLSQELHQRLQKNNILGRALTLKIKYKDFSLFTRSFTKEEYFTSPEQYFNTGKKLWELRPFDKPVRLLGLSLSHLNTEEKKQVSIQLKIPFEEFEN; encoded by the coding sequence ATGGATTCTTCTTTTCCCATCCGTAAGATTATTCATGTGGATATGGACGCATTTTATGCTTCTGTGGAGCAGCATGACAATCCCTCATTAAAGGGAAAACCTATTGCTGTAGGAGGAGAACACCGTGGCGTAGTTTCAGCAGCAAGTTATGAAGCCAGAAAATACGGGGTCCGTTCTGCTATGCCCAGTAAAACAGCTAAAGAAAAATGCCCGCACATTATTTTTGTACATCCCCGTTTTGCGAGGTATAAAGAAATATCAAAACAGATCCGGGAAATTTTTCATGAATATACCGATCTTGTAGAACCTCTTTCCTTAGATGAGGCCTACCTTGATGTCACTGAAAATAAGAAAGACATAGAATCTGCCAATCAGATTGCGAAGGAAATCCGCCAGAAAATATTTGAAAAAACAGGACTGACCGCTTCTGCAGGAATTTCCGTCAATAAATTTCTGGCAAAAGTAGCATCAGATATTAATAAACCTAATGGTCAGAAAACCATTCACCCGGATAGAATTGAAGGCTTTCTTGAGGAGCTCCCGGTAGAAAAATTTTATGGTGTAGGTAAGGTAACTGCGAACAAAATGTTCAGCATGGGAATTTATAAAGGAAAAGATTTAAAGAAAAAAACACTGGAAGAGCTGGTGAAGCTTTTTGGAAAATCCGGTTCCTATTATTATAATGTGGTACGCGGTATTCATCATTCTGAAGTAAAACCACACCGCATTCAGAAGAGCGTTGCTGTGGAAAGAACCTTTTTTGAGGACCTTTTCGACGATCAGGCGATCAATGAAAAGCTGGAGCACCTTAGCCAGGAGCTTCACCAGCGGCTGCAAAAAAACAATATCCTGGGAAGAGCCTTAACTTTAAAGATCAAGTATAAAGATTTCTCCCTTTTTACAAGAAGCTTTACCAAGGAAGAGTATTTTACCTCACCTGAGCAGTATTTTAATACAGGAAAAAAATTATGGGAGCTCAGACCTTTCGATAAGCCTGTAAGGTTGCTCGGGCTTTCTCTCTCCCATCTCAATACGGAAGAAAAAAAACAGGTTTCCATTCAACTAAAAATTCCGTTTGAAGAATTTGAGAACTGA
- a CDS encoding carboxylesterase family protein codes for MTAGQTTTHIFQTSFGKIIALKSNGIIKAGSIRYARSERFQRPVAEQPSPSEIIFPDKTPVCPQAISPLVEKMIGPTPIENFNPDESTQYLSIFRPGHFTDHEKLPVVIWIHGGSHEIGCGDLPTSDPSDWVKEQQIIVVTVSYRLGLFGFLGGDDNRPPNLGLFDMIEALKWIKTYISEFGGDPENITLLGQSSGGDAIAHLMISEGVEGLFQRVIIQSAPLGLRHKRQKMSAEFLKKTEALKDETDVFKMMDEYGKFVPSVIRYGLKAAMPFGVQYGFPPLCKEEESADKWNVAAKKYDVLIGLNNDETAFYLKTSEALNKYFGKGLGLKIMDKTVEKTTELIYGTPAKVFAENYAKAGGNVYLFRIHSGLEDSHVGAPHCIDLPLIFGNESAWKTSGLLKDIPWSYIHENGKKLRALWAEFARSGHISDHSERPEILKIRKISFQ; via the coding sequence ATGACGGCCGGACAAACCACAACCCATATTTTTCAGACTTCTTTCGGTAAAATTATAGCCTTAAAAAGTAACGGCATCATCAAAGCCGGAAGCATCCGCTATGCCCGTTCTGAAAGATTTCAAAGACCTGTGGCAGAGCAGCCGTCTCCTTCAGAAATCATTTTTCCGGATAAAACGCCTGTCTGTCCACAGGCCATCAGTCCGCTGGTGGAAAAAATGATTGGTCCTACTCCCATTGAAAACTTTAATCCGGATGAATCTACACAATATCTCTCCATTTTCCGTCCCGGTCATTTTACAGACCACGAAAAACTTCCTGTGGTCATATGGATTCATGGGGGTTCCCATGAAATCGGATGTGGGGATCTTCCTACTTCTGACCCCAGTGACTGGGTGAAAGAACAGCAGATCATAGTAGTGACCGTTTCTTACAGGCTTGGGCTTTTCGGGTTTTTGGGAGGTGATGATAACAGGCCGCCGAATTTAGGTCTGTTTGATATGATAGAAGCTTTAAAATGGATCAAAACCTATATTTCGGAGTTTGGTGGTGATCCTGAAAATATTACTCTGCTAGGTCAATCCTCAGGAGGGGATGCTATTGCCCATCTTATGATTTCCGAAGGCGTTGAGGGTTTATTCCAAAGAGTGATCATTCAGAGTGCTCCGTTGGGATTACGCCATAAAAGGCAGAAAATGTCCGCCGAATTTCTGAAGAAAACCGAAGCGTTGAAAGATGAAACCGATGTTTTTAAAATGATGGATGAATACGGGAAATTCGTACCGTCTGTTATCAGGTATGGTTTAAAAGCGGCTATGCCTTTTGGCGTACAGTATGGTTTTCCGCCCTTATGCAAAGAAGAAGAATCGGCAGATAAATGGAATGTTGCTGCTAAAAAATATGATGTGCTGATTGGTTTGAATAATGATGAAACTGCTTTTTACCTTAAAACTTCGGAAGCATTAAACAAATACTTTGGAAAAGGTTTAGGGTTGAAAATCATGGATAAAACAGTTGAAAAAACTACTGAGCTCATTTATGGAACCCCTGCAAAGGTATTTGCAGAAAATTATGCAAAAGCAGGGGGAAATGTATATTTATTCAGAATTCATTCCGGTTTGGAAGACAGTCATGTCGGAGCTCCGCACTGCATTGATCTTCCTCTGATTTTCGGGAATGAATCCGCCTGGAAAACCTCCGGGCTGCTTAAAGATATTCCGTGGTCTTATATTCATGAAAATGGAAAAAAACTGAGAGCGCTTTGGGCAGAGTTTGCCAGAAGCGGACATATTTCTGATCATTCGGAAAGACCGGAAATTCTAAAAATCCGGAAAATAAGCTTTCAATAA
- a CDS encoding c-type cytochrome codes for MKKILYILSSVALFTACDSRTYEEISDQTPITVTVKYNSEVKSIVDNNCIGCHSAGSFKPLTTYTDVKNNIDGILDRIQRPNGDPGKMPQGGSLSQTQINTFIKWKADGLAEN; via the coding sequence ATGAAAAAGATACTATACATACTATCATCGGTTGCCCTGTTTACTGCCTGTGACAGCAGAACCTATGAGGAAATTTCAGATCAGACACCTATCACAGTGACTGTTAAATACAATTCCGAGGTAAAATCTATTGTGGATAATAACTGTATCGGGTGCCATTCTGCGGGAAGCTTTAAACCCCTTACAACTTATACCGATGTAAAAAACAATATTGACGGTATTCTCGACAGGATACAGAGACCCAATGGAGATCCGGGAAAAATGCCTCAGGGCGGATCTTTATCCCAAACCCAGATTAATACCTTCATAAAATGGAAAGCCGACGGGCTTGCTGAAAATTAA
- a CDS encoding NAD(P)-dependent alcohol dehydrogenase, with protein MSTLTVKAYGAESATADLREMNIERRVTTPKDVEIEILYCGVCHSDLHTARNDWGGSLYPVVPGHEIVGRITNVGSEVTKFKVGDLAAVGCMVDSCGHCDSCKEDLEQYCLNGFTGTYNGKDKHLGGHTFGGYAEKVVVDEHFVLSVPENLDLAAVAPLLCAGITTWSPLRHWNVGPNSKVAVVGLGGLGHMAIKLAKGLGAEVTLFSRTPGKTEDAKQLGADHVVISTDDAQMDTVKGKFDLIIDTVPYEHEINPYMQTLTLNGTLVLVGFVGEFQNAEVSTRPMIFQRRSVAGSLIGGIAETQELLDFCGKHNIVSDIELIKMQDINQAYERMIKSDVKYRFVIDMQSL; from the coding sequence ATGAGCACATTAACAGTAAAAGCCTACGGCGCTGAGTCGGCCACGGCGGATCTGAGAGAAATGAACATCGAAAGAAGAGTAACCACACCTAAAGATGTAGAAATTGAAATTCTATATTGCGGGGTATGTCATTCTGACCTCCATACAGCCAGAAATGACTGGGGTGGATCTTTATATCCTGTAGTTCCGGGACATGAAATTGTGGGAAGAATTACCAATGTAGGAAGTGAGGTTACCAAATTTAAGGTGGGAGATCTCGCAGCAGTAGGATGTATGGTAGATTCATGCGGGCATTGCGACAGCTGTAAAGAGGATCTTGAGCAGTATTGCCTGAACGGATTTACAGGAACATATAACGGAAAAGACAAACATTTGGGAGGCCATACTTTTGGCGGATATGCCGAGAAAGTAGTTGTAGATGAGCATTTTGTTTTAAGCGTACCGGAAAATCTGGACCTGGCGGCAGTAGCTCCACTTCTTTGTGCAGGTATTACCACATGGTCTCCATTAAGACACTGGAATGTTGGTCCTAATTCTAAAGTTGCGGTAGTAGGTTTGGGTGGACTGGGACATATGGCCATCAAATTAGCAAAAGGCCTGGGTGCAGAAGTTACCTTGTTCTCAAGAACTCCGGGAAAAACCGAGGATGCCAAACAACTTGGAGCTGACCACGTGGTTATTTCTACGGATGATGCACAAATGGATACTGTAAAAGGGAAATTCGACCTGATTATCGATACGGTTCCTTATGAGCATGAAATCAATCCTTATATGCAGACGCTTACCCTGAACGGAACTTTGGTTCTTGTAGGATTTGTGGGGGAATTCCAAAATGCTGAAGTGAGCACAAGACCTATGATTTTCCAGCGCCGTTCTGTTGCAGGATCATTAATCGGAGGTATTGCCGAAACCCAGGAATTACTGGATTTCTGTGGAAAACATAATATTGTTTCGGATATTGAGCTGATCAAGATGCAGGATATTAATCAGGCTTATGAAAGAATGATCAAAAGTGATGTGAAATACCGCTTCGTTATTGATATGCAGTCTTTGTAA
- a CDS encoding helix-turn-helix domain-containing protein, whose protein sequence is MTAIKETSTIQQNRKSVLEQCPVMYVMEKIGGFWKPIILFNLSTGEKRYSELKRAIPEVTEKMLIQHLKQLEADGLIIRTAKPVVPPHVTYELSKAGLKLAPVIDAMADWAFQDMKKSY, encoded by the coding sequence ATGACAGCAATTAAAGAAACCTCTACCATCCAGCAGAACAGAAAGAGTGTATTGGAACAGTGTCCCGTAATGTATGTAATGGAAAAAATAGGTGGTTTTTGGAAACCAATCATTTTGTTTAATCTTTCCACAGGAGAAAAAAGATACAGCGAGTTAAAAAGAGCTATTCCGGAAGTGACGGAAAAAATGCTGATCCAGCATCTTAAACAACTGGAAGCTGACGGACTGATTATCAGAACAGCAAAACCTGTAGTTCCTCCGCATGTTACCTATGAACTGAGTAAAGCAGGCCTCAAATTGGCTCCGGTAATCGATGCAATGGCAGACTGGGCTTTTCAGGATATGAAAAAATCCTATTAA
- a CDS encoding AraC family transcriptional regulator, producing the protein MEDQEVEIYNSVSEYNKMAKQETLHPLVSVIDFSKSGPVCQHKRTFGFYTVFLKDVMCGDMFYGKNSYDYQEGTLVFIAPGQTYGIYNKGKWIQPAGYALIFHPDLIKGTNLGKNIKDYSFFSYDVHEALHLSEKEREIILECFKNIKFELEQSIDKHSKSLIVNNIELFLNYCMRFYDRQFITRDHINQGVIGKFENLVDDYFKSDNPKNIGFPMVNYFAEKLNLSANYFGDLIKKELGVSAQEFIHNKLIDVAKEQILDPAKSISEISYDLGFKYPQHFTRLFKTKVGVSPSEYKTLN; encoded by the coding sequence ATGGAAGATCAGGAAGTTGAAATTTACAACAGTGTATCCGAATACAATAAAATGGCCAAACAGGAAACCCTGCATCCGTTGGTAAGTGTGATTGATTTTTCAAAATCCGGTCCTGTTTGCCAGCATAAAAGAACATTTGGTTTTTATACCGTTTTTTTAAAGGATGTGATGTGCGGAGATATGTTTTATGGAAAAAACAGCTACGATTACCAGGAAGGAACATTGGTTTTCATCGCACCTGGACAAACGTATGGAATTTACAATAAAGGAAAATGGATTCAGCCGGCAGGTTATGCCTTAATCTTCCATCCGGATCTTATCAAAGGAACCAATTTAGGGAAGAACATAAAAGATTATTCATTTTTCTCTTATGATGTGCATGAAGCATTGCACCTTTCTGAAAAAGAGAGGGAAATCATTTTAGAGTGCTTTAAAAATATAAAGTTCGAGCTTGAGCAGTCTATCGATAAACATAGCAAATCGTTGATTGTTAATAATATCGAATTGTTCTTAAATTACTGCATGCGTTTCTATGACCGCCAGTTTATCACAAGAGACCATATTAACCAGGGAGTTATCGGGAAATTTGAAAATCTGGTGGATGATTATTTTAAATCTGACAATCCAAAAAATATAGGCTTTCCAATGGTCAATTATTTTGCAGAAAAGCTGAACCTGTCCGCGAATTATTTCGGAGACCTGATCAAAAAAGAATTAGGCGTTTCCGCCCAGGAATTTATTCATAATAAACTGATCGACGTGGCTAAAGAACAGATTCTGGATCCTGCAAAATCAATCAGCGAAATTTCTTATGACCTGGGCTTTAAATATCCGCAGCATTTTACCAGGTTATTCAAAACTAAAGTCGGCGTTTCCCCCAGTGAATACAAAACTTTAAACTGA
- a CDS encoding alpha-amylase: MNQTMIQFFHWYSEGEGKLWKEAEKQAAYLAKLGITSVWFPPAYKGTNGGYSVGYDAYDLYDLGEFDQKGSLPTKYGTSTDYINAIKALKKENIEVIVDIVLGHKAGGDELEKFKAVKVDENNREKVISDVIEIESYTKFTFPGRGKKYSDFEWNFTCFSGVDYAEGMDSHIFKIQSEYGNDWEEMIDDEKGNYDYLMYNDIEHRNPFVREELNSWAEWYFNLTDFDGVRLDALKHISFDFYKEWLTMLRSNSGKNIFAVGEYWAPGQLNLLQKYIEVTEGCMSLFDSSLQNNFHTASREGGSYDLRRIFDETLTQADPMHSVSLVDNHDTQPLQDLEAPVEAWFKPIAYALILLREDGYPCVFYPDLYGAHYIDKDKEGNDQEIFLEKVDGIEELLKARKEHAYGTQRDYFEDANCLGWTREGNDEHSGCAVVLSNKEAYNKPMEIGKQYAGKSFKDTLKRFEETVTIDENGWGNFPVPAGNVSVWIPES, from the coding sequence ATGAACCAAACAATGATTCAGTTTTTCCACTGGTATTCTGAAGGAGAAGGAAAATTATGGAAAGAAGCAGAAAAACAGGCTGCATATCTGGCAAAATTAGGAATCACGTCTGTATGGTTTCCCCCTGCCTATAAAGGGACCAACGGAGGCTACTCAGTGGGATATGATGCTTATGACCTGTATGATCTGGGAGAATTTGATCAGAAAGGAAGTCTTCCTACAAAATACGGAACCAGTACGGACTATATCAATGCTATCAAAGCTTTAAAGAAGGAGAATATAGAGGTCATTGTAGATATTGTCCTGGGCCATAAAGCCGGAGGGGACGAACTGGAAAAATTCAAAGCTGTAAAAGTAGACGAAAACAACAGGGAAAAGGTTATTTCCGATGTTATCGAAATAGAATCTTATACTAAATTCACATTTCCGGGAAGAGGAAAAAAATATTCTGATTTTGAATGGAACTTCACCTGCTTCAGCGGGGTGGATTATGCTGAAGGTATGGATTCCCATATTTTTAAAATACAGTCGGAATACGGTAATGACTGGGAAGAGATGATTGATGACGAAAAAGGAAATTATGATTACCTAATGTACAATGATATCGAGCACCGTAATCCTTTTGTACGTGAAGAATTGAACAGCTGGGCAGAATGGTATTTTAACCTGACTGATTTTGACGGAGTAAGACTGGATGCCCTAAAACATATTTCTTTTGATTTTTACAAGGAATGGCTCACTATGCTTCGATCCAATTCCGGGAAAAATATTTTTGCTGTCGGGGAATACTGGGCTCCGGGGCAGCTCAATCTTCTCCAGAAGTACATTGAGGTAACGGAGGGCTGCATGAGTCTTTTTGACAGCTCACTGCAGAATAATTTTCACACAGCTTCCAGAGAAGGTGGTTCTTATGATCTTCGGAGAATCTTCGATGAGACTCTCACACAGGCAGATCCTATGCATTCTGTAAGCCTTGTGGATAATCATGATACCCAGCCTCTTCAGGACCTTGAAGCTCCGGTAGAAGCATGGTTCAAACCCATAGCATATGCGCTGATCCTGCTTCGTGAGGATGGCTATCCATGTGTTTTTTATCCTGATCTTTATGGGGCCCATTATATCGATAAGGATAAAGAAGGTAACGATCAGGAAATTTTCCTGGAAAAAGTGGATGGCATCGAGGAACTGCTTAAAGCAAGAAAAGAACATGCATATGGTACGCAAAGGGATTATTTTGAAGATGCCAACTGCCTTGGATGGACCCGTGAAGGAAATGATGAGCATTCAGGATGCGCTGTGGTTCTCAGTAATAAAGAGGCTTATAACAAGCCGATGGAAATAGGAAAACAGTATGCAGGCAAAAGCTTCAAAGATACCCTAAAAAGGTTTGAGGAAACAGTAACCATTGATGAAAACGGATGGGGAAATTTTCCTGTTCCCGCAGGAAATGTAAGTGTATGGATTCCTGAATCTTAA
- a CDS encoding T9SS type A sorting domain-containing protein: MKKVLSSLLLIVGFLALSQQKSTGVMTCTVGTRTVTGKITLNNTTNKVRLDLTGPSDRWFGFTFRSAANSGMSGAPTDALTYSNEGFVDRHLGGIGVYDTDTQDWTVINAPTISGSTVSMAYERNMTTGDGADDNQFNYATATSISAKCVITGTASLTIAPHGGAANTSVTSGSFAVLGTNDVEAVNNKVVLYPNPAKETVTIKNADKIKSVDIYESAGRKIKSIKPDGETINVRDLKPGIYYFEITLKDGNLSYEKLIKE; this comes from the coding sequence ATGAAAAAAGTACTATCTTCTTTACTATTAATCGTAGGATTTTTAGCCCTTTCACAGCAAAAGTCCACAGGAGTTATGACATGTACGGTGGGTACAAGAACAGTAACAGGCAAAATTACCCTGAATAATACAACAAACAAAGTTCGACTGGACCTTACGGGACCTTCAGACCGATGGTTCGGGTTTACATTCAGAAGCGCTGCCAATTCCGGTATGTCCGGAGCTCCCACAGATGCTTTGACATACAGTAACGAAGGCTTTGTTGACAGACATCTGGGAGGAATCGGAGTGTATGATACAGATACTCAGGACTGGACAGTAATCAATGCACCAACAATATCAGGATCCACAGTTTCAATGGCTTATGAACGTAATATGACAACAGGAGACGGGGCCGACGATAACCAGTTTAATTATGCCACTGCAACCAGCATCAGCGCCAAATGTGTAATCACAGGTACAGCAAGTTTAACGATAGCCCCACATGGAGGAGCCGCCAATACATCAGTTACCAGCGGATCCTTTGCCGTGTTAGGAACCAATGATGTGGAAGCTGTAAACAATAAAGTTGTTCTTTATCCAAATCCTGCCAAAGAAACCGTAACCATTAAAAATGCAGATAAAATAAAATCTGTAGACATTTATGAATCCGCAGGAAGAAAGATAAAATCCATAAAGCCTGACGGAGAAACCATCAATGTAAGAGATCTGAAACCGGGAATTTATTATTTTGAGATCACTTTGAAAGATGGAAACCTGTCTTATGAAAAGCTGATTAAAGAATAA